The Flexibacter flexilis DSM 6793 genome window below encodes:
- a CDS encoding M4 family metallopeptidase, with protein MKKNYTKSAALAALLLGTTTFANAQQRLLERVNASDGKPSFARFDTKNGSSAVRLSQGAGALKQLLQAGQVESFARIKSETDQLGMVHEKYQQFYKGIKVEFATYTLHAKNGLVETASGDYRTISDLSITPSLSEAQALAKATKYIGAKSYKWENRAEAAWFRANTGKSFDPKGELVICPDYYGNEAPRLAYKFDIYAQQPISRDYVYVDAQSGKILYKEPIIKHANAVGSADTRYSGTKNITADSYSSTYRLRETSRGLGIETYNCKKGSSYTAAVDFTDANNTWTATEFNNTAMDNAALDAHWGAEMTYDYWSTVHGRNSYDNAGAKIKSYVHFDDDPSDGVGFENAYWDGSVMTYGDGATRFKPLTSLDVCAHEIGHAVCEKTANLAYQKESGALNEGFSDIWGAAVEYYAAPTKSTWLIGEDIDKQRPSLRSMSNPNAEGQPDTYGGTYWQNPACTPTSNNDYCGVHTNSGVLNYWFYLLSVGGSGTNDIGSAFTVTGITIDKAAKIAFRAESLYLTANATFVNTRQYTIQAATELYGAASNEVIQTTNAWYAVGVGAAYSTTPPPTSSYCASKGNTVTDEWIDLVQLGTISRTSTADAGYKDATSLSTNLTLGAAATISFSAGFASTAYTEYWRVWIDYNKDNDFDDAGELVVSTSSSSAATLTGTFTVPTTASTGATRMRVSMKYNAAQTGPCETFSYGEVEDYTVNLATGTTTPPTTVTYCASKGNSVTDEWIDLVQLGTISRTSTADAGYKDATSLSTNLTKGASATISFSAGFASTAYTEYWRVWIDYNKDGDFADAGEQVVATSSSSAATLTGTFTVPATASTGSTRMRVSMKYNAAQTSSCETFSYGEVEDYTVNIVTAFAPSTLAKSSGLNITTFPNPASSVITLQADQTLESAKVRIHNTIGALMYEGEMSGTEQEINVSELSAGVYVISVQSEQGLKSFRFIKQ; from the coding sequence ATGAAAAAAAATTACACAAAAAGCGCAGCATTAGCGGCACTTTTATTGGGCACGACAACATTTGCCAATGCTCAACAAAGACTTTTGGAAAGAGTTAATGCCTCAGACGGCAAGCCTTCGTTTGCTCGTTTTGATACCAAAAATGGTAGCAGCGCAGTTCGTTTATCGCAAGGTGCAGGCGCATTGAAGCAATTGTTGCAAGCTGGGCAGGTAGAATCATTTGCACGCATCAAATCCGAAACTGACCAATTGGGAATGGTACACGAAAAGTACCAACAGTTTTACAAAGGCATCAAAGTAGAGTTTGCAACTTACACGCTTCACGCCAAAAACGGCTTAGTGGAAACGGCAAGCGGCGATTATAGAACTATTAGCGATTTGTCTATAACGCCTTCGTTGTCAGAAGCGCAAGCTCTTGCTAAAGCTACTAAATACATTGGTGCGAAATCTTATAAATGGGAAAATCGTGCGGAAGCTGCTTGGTTTAGAGCCAATACAGGCAAAAGCTTTGATCCTAAAGGTGAATTAGTGATTTGCCCAGACTATTACGGCAACGAAGCTCCGCGCTTGGCTTACAAATTCGACATTTACGCACAGCAACCAATTAGCCGCGATTATGTATATGTAGATGCACAATCAGGCAAAATTTTGTACAAAGAACCAATTATTAAGCACGCTAACGCGGTGGGGTCTGCCGATACTCGCTATTCGGGTACAAAAAACATTACAGCAGATTCTTACAGCAGCACGTACCGTCTTCGTGAAACAAGCAGAGGCTTAGGCATCGAAACGTATAACTGTAAAAAAGGAAGTAGCTACACGGCTGCCGTTGATTTCACGGATGCAAACAACACTTGGACAGCTACCGAATTTAATAATACAGCGATGGACAATGCGGCACTTGATGCACATTGGGGCGCAGAAATGACTTATGATTATTGGAGCACAGTGCATGGCCGTAACAGCTACGACAATGCAGGGGCGAAAATCAAAAGTTACGTTCACTTCGACGATGATCCAAGTGATGGTGTGGGTTTTGAAAATGCTTACTGGGATGGCAGCGTAATGACTTACGGCGATGGCGCAACTCGTTTCAAGCCGCTTACAAGTTTGGACGTTTGTGCGCACGAAATCGGTCACGCTGTTTGTGAAAAAACGGCAAATTTGGCTTATCAGAAAGAATCTGGTGCTCTGAATGAAGGCTTTAGTGATATTTGGGGTGCGGCTGTAGAATATTATGCAGCACCAACCAAAAGTACTTGGCTTATCGGTGAAGACATCGACAAACAACGCCCTTCGCTTCGCTCCATGAGCAATCCGAATGCTGAAGGCCAACCTGATACTTATGGCGGAACTTATTGGCAAAACCCAGCTTGTACGCCTACTTCAAACAACGACTATTGCGGTGTACACACAAATAGTGGTGTGTTGAATTATTGGTTCTATTTGCTTTCGGTGGGTGGCTCTGGTACTAATGATATAGGCAGTGCGTTTACTGTAACAGGTATTACGATTGATAAAGCAGCTAAAATTGCTTTCCGTGCAGAAAGTTTGTATTTGACAGCCAACGCAACTTTTGTTAACACACGTCAATACACCATTCAGGCAGCAACAGAGCTTTATGGCGCAGCTTCTAACGAAGTGATTCAGACGACAAATGCTTGGTATGCAGTAGGTGTGGGTGCTGCTTATTCTACAACGCCTCCTCCAACCTCTTCTTACTGTGCTTCTAAAGGTAATACGGTAACTGACGAATGGATTGACTTGGTTCAATTGGGAACTATCAGCAGAACATCTACGGCTGATGCAGGTTACAAAGATGCTACCTCTCTTTCTACTAATTTGACATTGGGTGCAGCTGCCACTATCTCTTTTAGTGCAGGTTTTGCTTCTACGGCTTACACAGAATACTGGAGAGTTTGGATTGACTACAACAAAGACAACGACTTTGACGACGCAGGCGAATTAGTAGTTTCTACTTCTTCAAGCTCGGCGGCTACGCTTACAGGTACATTTACGGTGCCAACTACGGCTAGCACTGGCGCAACTCGTATGCGTGTGTCGATGAAATACAATGCAGCGCAAACAGGTCCTTGCGAAACGTTCTCTTACGGTGAAGTAGAGGATTATACAGTGAACTTGGCAACAGGAACAACTACGCCGCCAACCACTGTAACATACTGTGCTTCAAAAGGTAATAGCGTAACTGACGAATGGATTGATTTGGTTCAATTGGGAACTATCAGCAGAACTTCTACGGCTGATGCAGGTTACAAAGATGCTACATCACTTTCTACGAATCTGACTAAAGGTGCTTCGGCTACTATCTCATTTAGTGCTGGTTTTGCTTCTACGGCTTACACAGAATATTGGAGAGTTTGGATTGACTATAACAAAGACGGCGATTTTGCAGACGCTGGCGAACAGGTAGTTGCGACGTCCTCAAGCTCTGCGGCTACGCTTACAGGTACATTCACTGTTCCAGCGACAGCCAGCACAGGTTCTACACGTATGCGCGTGTCGATGAAATACAATGCAGCACAAACAAGTTCTTGCGAAACATTCTCTTACGGTGAAGTAGAAGACTATACTGTAAACATTGTTACTGCATTTGCGCCAAGCACATTGGCTAAGTCGTCAGGCTTGAACATTACGACATTCCCGAACCCTGCGAGCAGCGTAATTACATTGCAAGCAGACCAAACACTTGAATCGGCTAAAGTACGCATTCACAACACTATCGGCGCGTTGATGTACGAAGGTGAAATGAGCGGTACAGAGCAAGAAATCAACGTAAGCGAGTTGTCGGCTGGTGTATATGTAATCAGCGTACAATCGGAGCAAGGTTTGAAATCATTCCGTTTCATCAAACAATAA
- the rpsR gene encoding 30S ribosomal protein S18, protein MTLVNEPMHKTEVRKKYCRFKKNGIKYIDYKDANFLLKFVNEQGKILPRRLTGTSLKFQKRVAQAVKRARHLALMPYVADGLK, encoded by the coding sequence ATGACACTCGTGAACGAACCAATGCACAAAACTGAAGTACGCAAAAAGTATTGCCGCTTCAAAAAAAATGGCATCAAATACATTGATTATAAAGATGCAAACTTCCTTCTCAAATTTGTAAACGAGCAAGGCAAAATTTTACCACGTCGTTTGACTGGCACAAGCTTGAAATTCCAAAAAAGAGTGGCACAAGCCGTAAAACGCGCTCGTCACTTGGCTTTGATGCCTTACGTAGCTGACGGCTTAAAATAA
- a CDS encoding tetratricopeptide repeat protein, which yields MNNVRFVIKSSILVTLWLVIFCCPVYANIAIALPDSLQQSLNNAPNDSVRAQKMLQAATFFQEEDNMQLSLEYLNKALALSANNFGNKAFINYRIASVYFQHDDYLNSIKTCLIASDFYKKNKDEIGQANSLLLLGNNYFSLSKNKESEAYYKQAMDLYRKYNKQDYLAMCANNIANLFFVQGKYKEAKENYEKALAIHQVLGDKEQVNICENNIAIVYISLKQYEAAEKLGLKVLKDAEVIQFDYSKTLIYNTLSEACLGQKKYKQATEYGLKSRQIAQKIQSTLREKEALETLKKIAIEQNNYKKAFEYLEEIDILKDSISNEEITVKIKQIEAEQSIKLQKTEIESLQKDKKIQQEILDNEQLYKYLLFIFLFFIMLILLMTIVGLRRMMIYNKRHKEQKEEANLRNKELEQNKEEIIAQSEFLRKLNDEFYQLNLELLGAMREIEQKNEELNTVNENLDGLVKQRTQEIAAKNKRILEFVFMCAHQFRAPVARILGLGNLLDFSSLPENETDLLVRLKAAAQELDEVVRQMQQTLEGELENETTK from the coding sequence ATGAATAATGTAAGGTTTGTTATTAAAAGTAGTATATTGGTAACGCTTTGGTTAGTTATATTTTGCTGCCCAGTGTATGCAAACATTGCTATTGCTTTGCCTGACTCTTTACAACAAAGCCTTAACAATGCGCCTAATGATTCCGTGAGAGCACAAAAAATGCTTCAGGCTGCCACATTTTTTCAGGAAGAGGATAATATGCAACTTTCGCTTGAGTATCTGAATAAAGCATTGGCATTGTCGGCGAACAATTTCGGCAATAAAGCATTTATCAACTACAGAATTGCTTCCGTTTATTTTCAGCACGATGATTATTTGAATAGCATCAAAACTTGCCTTATTGCATCAGATTTTTATAAAAAAAATAAAGATGAAATTGGACAAGCAAATTCGTTATTGTTACTTGGTAATAATTATTTTTCGTTGTCTAAAAATAAGGAAAGTGAAGCGTATTATAAACAGGCAATGGATTTGTACAGAAAATATAATAAGCAAGATTATCTGGCTATGTGCGCCAACAATATTGCCAATTTGTTTTTTGTGCAAGGAAAATATAAAGAGGCAAAAGAAAATTATGAAAAAGCCTTAGCCATTCATCAGGTATTGGGAGATAAAGAACAAGTGAATATTTGTGAAAATAATATTGCGATTGTTTATATTTCATTAAAACAATATGAGGCTGCTGAAAAATTAGGACTTAAAGTCTTAAAAGACGCAGAAGTGATTCAGTTTGATTACAGCAAGACGCTCATTTATAATACGTTGTCGGAGGCTTGCTTAGGTCAGAAAAAATATAAACAAGCAACGGAATATGGCTTGAAATCGCGCCAGATAGCTCAAAAAATACAATCTACTTTGCGAGAAAAAGAAGCTTTAGAAACGCTTAAAAAGATAGCAATAGAACAAAATAATTATAAAAAAGCATTTGAATATTTGGAAGAAATTGATATTCTCAAAGATTCTATTAGCAATGAAGAAATAACTGTAAAAATAAAACAAATAGAGGCTGAACAGTCTATTAAATTACAAAAAACAGAAATAGAATCCTTGCAAAAGGATAAAAAAATACAACAAGAAATATTAGATAACGAACAATTATATAAATATTTATTGTTTATATTTTTGTTTTTTATTATGCTTATTTTGCTTATGACAATTGTTGGTTTGCGTAGAATGATGATCTATAACAAACGACATAAAGAACAAAAAGAAGAGGCAAATTTACGCAATAAAGAACTGGAACAAAATAAAGAAGAAATAATAGCACAATCCGAGTTTTTGCGAAAACTTAATGATGAGTTTTATCAATTAAATTTGGAGTTGCTTGGAGCCATGCGCGAGATTGAACAAAAAAATGAAGAACTCAATACCGTTAATGAAAATTTGGACGGTCTCGTAAAGCAACGAACCCAAGAAATTGCTGCCAAAAATAAACGTATTTTGGAGTTTGTGTTTATGTGTGCACATCAGTTTCGTGCACCCGTGGCGCGTATTTTGGGGCTTGGCAACTTGCTGGATTTTAGTAGCTTACCAGAAAATGAAACTGATTTGCTCGTTCGCCTGAAAGCTGCTGCTCAAGAGCTTGACGAGGTGGTACGCCAAATGCAACAAACCTTGGAAGGCGAACTGGAGAATGAAACCACAAAATAA
- a CDS encoding dipeptidyl-peptidase 3 family protein encodes MKKNNLAFSLILSSLALSGVAQVQKPTRIKGLSVTTAAPDPAAEAKKTASTQVKEGEFEYVADQFADLQVLRYQVPGFETLTPKQKEMAYYLSQAALSGRDMVYDQNYKHNLRIRRMLEAVVAHYPGDRKEKNFQLFMTYAKRVWFSNGIHHHYSTKKIMPEFKPDYFAEVLVKTSAKAKLPTRKGQSVEQLVEELTPIIFEEKVDAKRVNQENGADLIASSANNFYEGLKQEQVEAYYKKLASEDKNPSEPVSYGLNSKMVMGKDGKVTEKVWKVGGMYSKAIEKMVFWIEKAIPLAENAAQKQALTLLVKFYKTGDLKAWDDYNIAWVKDTDSRIDFVNGFIEVYGDALGYKATYESVLSIKDLDATKRIAAIGADAQWFEDNSPIQKEHKKEKVTGISAKVITVVTESGDGAPATPIGINLPNANWIRQKHGSKSVSLGNIVAAYDHVKSSGKTLDEFAFSQEEIDRAKKFGVLAGYLHTDMHEVIGHASGQINKGVGTPKETLKSYASTLEEARADLVALYYLMDEHLVKLGVMPSVEVGQTEYDGYIRNGMMLQLNRLDVGEQLEEAHMRNRQLVASWAFEQGRGEVITREQKDGKTFFVVKDYNALRKIFGKLLAEIQRITSEGDYEAGKKLVETYGVKVDEKLHKEIRERYAKLNSVPYSGFIQPKLVAVKQGEKIVDVKVEYPNNFVEQMLDYGKNYSFLPDEN; translated from the coding sequence ATGAAAAAAAACAATTTAGCCTTTTCGCTGATATTGAGCAGTTTAGCTCTATCAGGCGTAGCTCAGGTACAAAAGCCGACACGCATCAAAGGACTTAGTGTAACAACAGCAGCTCCAGACCCAGCCGCCGAAGCGAAAAAAACCGCTTCCACCCAAGTAAAAGAAGGAGAATTTGAATATGTAGCCGATCAGTTTGCAGACTTACAAGTACTACGCTACCAAGTGCCAGGTTTTGAGACACTTACACCAAAGCAAAAAGAGATGGCTTATTACTTATCGCAAGCCGCCCTTTCTGGCCGCGACATGGTGTACGACCAAAACTACAAACATAATTTGCGCATTCGCCGCATGTTGGAAGCTGTGGTAGCGCATTATCCAGGCGACCGCAAAGAGAAAAACTTCCAGTTGTTTATGACCTACGCCAAACGTGTTTGGTTCTCGAACGGGATTCACCACCACTATTCTACAAAAAAAATCATGCCTGAGTTTAAGCCTGATTACTTTGCTGAAGTGCTGGTAAAAACTTCTGCCAAAGCCAAATTGCCGACACGCAAAGGCCAATCAGTAGAACAATTAGTAGAAGAACTAACGCCTATTATTTTTGAAGAGAAAGTAGATGCCAAACGCGTAAATCAAGAAAACGGCGCGGATTTAATCGCAAGCTCAGCCAACAATTTTTATGAAGGCCTCAAGCAAGAACAGGTAGAAGCCTACTATAAAAAATTAGCCTCCGAAGACAAAAATCCAAGCGAACCCGTTTCTTATGGCCTCAACTCTAAAATGGTGATGGGCAAAGATGGAAAAGTAACGGAAAAAGTATGGAAAGTAGGCGGAATGTATTCTAAAGCCATCGAAAAAATGGTATTTTGGATAGAAAAAGCCATTCCTTTGGCCGAAAACGCAGCACAAAAACAAGCTCTTACGCTTTTAGTCAAATTCTACAAAACAGGTGATTTGAAGGCTTGGGACGATTATAACATTGCTTGGGTAAAAGACACTGACTCTCGTATAGACTTTGTAAACGGCTTCATTGAGGTGTACGGCGATGCACTGGGCTATAAGGCTACTTACGAATCGGTACTCTCTATCAAAGACTTAGATGCTACTAAACGCATTGCAGCCATCGGAGCTGACGCACAATGGTTTGAGGACAATTCCCCTATCCAAAAAGAACACAAAAAAGAAAAAGTAACAGGTATTTCGGCCAAAGTGATTACGGTCGTAACCGAGTCTGGCGATGGCGCACCAGCTACGCCAATCGGCATTAACCTACCAAATGCCAATTGGATTCGCCAGAAACACGGCTCTAAGTCTGTTTCGTTGGGTAATATCGTGGCCGCTTACGACCACGTGAAGTCTTCTGGCAAAACCTTAGACGAATTTGCTTTCTCTCAAGAAGAAATTGACCGTGCCAAAAAATTTGGCGTGTTAGCAGGTTATCTACATACAGACATGCACGAAGTAATCGGGCATGCTTCTGGCCAAATCAATAAAGGCGTAGGCACTCCCAAAGAAACACTCAAAAGCTATGCTTCTACGCTGGAAGAAGCGCGTGCAGACCTTGTAGCTTTGTATTATTTAATGGACGAGCACCTCGTAAAACTTGGCGTGATGCCATCTGTGGAAGTAGGCCAAACAGAATATGATGGCTATATCCGCAACGGCATGATGCTTCAACTCAACCGCTTAGATGTCGGCGAACAACTTGAAGAAGCACACATGCGTAACCGCCAATTAGTGGCCTCTTGGGCTTTCGAACAAGGTCGTGGGGAAGTGATTACGCGCGAACAAAAAGACGGAAAAACATTCTTTGTTGTGAAAGATTACAATGCCTTGCGAAAAATTTTCGGCAAATTACTAGCTGAAATACAACGTATTACCTCTGAAGGGGACTACGAAGCAGGCAAAAAACTGGTGGAGACTTATGGCGTGAAAGTAGATGAAAAACTTCATAAAGAAATAAGAGAACGTTATGCCAAGCTTAACAGTGTTCCGTACAGCGGTTTTATTCAGCCAAAATTAGTAGCGGTAAAACAAGGCGAAAAAATCGTAGATGTGAAAGTAGAATACCCTAACAATTTTGTGGAGCAAATGCTCGACTACGGCAAAAACTACTCTTTCCTTCCTGACGAGAACTAA
- the rplI gene encoding 50S ribosomal protein L9 yields the protein MEVILKENIKGLGFKNDIVDVKPGYGRNYLIPQGYAVQATESNRKVLAENVKQAAHKVEKIKKDAETLAAAIGEVVLTIPAKVGESGKIFGAVTTLQISDALKALGHEVDRKKISFEGDVKEAGEYFAVLTLHKEVSHKVKFNVVAA from the coding sequence ATGGAAGTTATACTTAAAGAAAATATTAAAGGTCTTGGCTTCAAGAATGACATCGTTGATGTGAAGCCAGGTTACGGCCGCAACTACCTTATCCCACAAGGTTATGCGGTACAAGCCACAGAATCTAACAGAAAGGTTTTGGCTGAAAACGTTAAACAAGCTGCTCACAAAGTTGAGAAAATCAAGAAAGATGCCGAAACATTGGCAGCAGCTATCGGCGAAGTAGTGCTTACTATCCCTGCTAAAGTAGGCGAAAGCGGCAAAATCTTCGGCGCAGTTACTACCCTTCAAATTTCTGATGCCCTTAAAGCATTGGGTCATGAGGTGGACAGAAAGAAAATTTCTTTTGAAGGTGACGTGAAAGAAGCTGGCGAATACTTCGCAGTGCTTACACTTCACAAAGAAGTTTCTCACAAAGTAAAATTCAATGTGGTAGCTGCTTAA
- a CDS encoding arsenate-mycothiol transferase ArsC has translation MNPQLHETIQQFAASNISDERKAQLQPLIDFIQQKKNSAQAVRLNFICTHNSRRSHLSQIWAQAMAFHFGIKAVFCYSGGTEATAMFGKVHQTLAAQGFEVIQLSESANPVFAIKYAPNENAVICFSKVYHHDFNPRSDYAAIMTCDHADEGCPVVLGAAARFPVRYHDPKQYDNTPLMDAKYAERSLEIGQEMWFVFSQIR, from the coding sequence ATGAATCCGCAACTACACGAAACAATACAGCAATTTGCAGCGAGCAATATTTCTGACGAGCGAAAAGCGCAATTGCAGCCGCTTATTGATTTTATTCAACAAAAGAAAAACAGTGCGCAAGCCGTTCGCCTCAACTTTATCTGTACGCACAACTCGCGCCGCAGCCATTTGTCGCAGATTTGGGCGCAGGCCATGGCCTTTCATTTTGGAATAAAAGCAGTGTTTTGTTATTCGGGCGGCACGGAGGCAACGGCCATGTTTGGCAAAGTACACCAGACACTTGCCGCACAGGGTTTTGAGGTAATACAGCTCAGCGAATCGGCCAATCCTGTATTTGCCATCAAATACGCCCCCAACGAAAATGCGGTTATTTGTTTTTCAAAAGTTTATCACCACGACTTTAACCCGCGCAGCGATTACGCCGCCATTATGACCTGCGACCATGCCGACGAAGGTTGCCCTGTGGTGCTGGGCGCAGCAGCGCGTTTTCCCGTGCGCTACCACGACCCCAAGCAATACGACAACACACCACTGATGGACGCAAAATATGCGGAACGTAGCTTGGAAATCGGGCAAGAAATGTGGTTTGTTTTTTCGCAGATTCGCTAA
- a CDS encoding type III PLP-dependent enzyme domain-containing protein, translating into MLEYIDLIEQTFEFPTEEFKVENNELHFNNVPLMDVIKKYGTPLKISYLPKISEHIQKAKKLFNNAFQKFNYSGSYTYCYCTKSSHFRFVMEEALKNDIHLETSSAYDIPIIRELYNKGIIGQDRYILCNGYKRPLYRQYISDLINDGFTNCVPILDNLTEIDFYEQHNKVNCKVGIRIAADEEPNFSFYTSRLGIRYSDVMDLYKKRIEGRAKFSLKLLHFFINTGIKDTAYYWSELTKFVELYCELKKICPELDSIDIGGGFPIQTSMQFEYDYEYIVEQIVENIQYICNEQGVPCPNIFTEFGSFTVGESGAVIYSIVDQKLQNDKELWYMIDGSFITHLPDAWGLNQKYIMLSINHWNRRYHHVNLGGLTCDSMDYYNSEAHSSVVFLPKVEPEEKLYIGFFHTGAYQESLGGYGGIQHCLIPAPQHVLINRDADGNITTELFAPEQDSESMLRLLGYKD; encoded by the coding sequence ATGTTAGAATACATTGACCTGATTGAACAAACCTTCGAGTTTCCGACCGAAGAATTTAAAGTGGAAAATAACGAACTCCACTTCAATAATGTTCCACTGATGGACGTCATTAAAAAATACGGCACGCCGCTTAAGATAAGTTACTTACCCAAAATAAGTGAACATATCCAAAAGGCGAAAAAGTTATTTAATAATGCGTTTCAGAAGTTTAACTATTCGGGTAGTTATACGTACTGTTATTGTACAAAATCGTCCCATTTCAGGTTTGTGATGGAAGAAGCCCTCAAGAATGATATTCACCTCGAAACTTCATCGGCTTACGATATTCCCATTATCCGCGAACTGTACAATAAAGGCATTATCGGCCAAGACCGTTACATTTTGTGTAATGGCTACAAACGCCCACTTTATCGTCAGTATATCAGTGACTTAATAAACGACGGCTTTACAAACTGCGTGCCTATTTTGGACAACTTGACCGAAATAGATTTCTATGAGCAACACAACAAAGTGAACTGTAAAGTAGGTATTCGCATCGCCGCCGACGAAGAGCCAAACTTCTCGTTTTATACGTCTCGCTTGGGTATTCGTTATAGCGATGTCATGGATTTGTACAAAAAACGTATTGAAGGTCGTGCTAAATTTAGCCTTAAATTATTGCACTTCTTTATCAATACGGGCATCAAAGACACGGCGTACTATTGGAGCGAACTTACCAAATTCGTGGAGCTGTATTGTGAGTTAAAGAAAATTTGCCCAGAATTGGATTCTATTGATATTGGTGGCGGTTTCCCAATCCAAACATCAATGCAGTTTGAGTACGATTATGAGTACATCGTAGAGCAAATCGTAGAAAATATCCAGTACATTTGTAATGAGCAAGGCGTACCTTGCCCGAACATTTTCACGGAATTTGGTAGCTTTACGGTAGGCGAAAGTGGCGCGGTGATTTACTCGATTGTTGACCAGAAGTTACAGAACGACAAGGAGTTATGGTATATGATTGACGGTTCGTTCATTACGCATCTGCCAGACGCGTGGGGTTTGAACCAAAAATATATCATGCTTTCCATTAATCACTGGAACAGACGCTACCATCACGTAAACTTGGGCGGTCTTACTTGCGACAGTATGGACTATTACAACTCTGAAGCACATAGCTCAGTTGTATTTTTACCGAAAGTAGAGCCTGAAGAAAAACTCTATATCGGATTTTTCCATACGGGAGCGTACCAAGAATCGTTGGGCGGCTATGGCGGTATTCAACATTGCCTTATCCCTGCGCCGCAACATGTGCTTATCAATCGCGACGCGGACGGTAACATTACGACGGAGCTTTTTGCTCCAGAGCAAGACAGCGAATCTATGTTGCGTTTGTTGGGTTATAAAGACTAA
- the rpsF gene encoding 30S ribosomal protein S6, producing the protein MNIKNYETVFILTPVLSEQQAKDIVEKFKQILLSNGGEIINEENWGLRKLAYPIANKGTGYYTLLEFKGPASIVNTLEVEFKRDERVMRFLTTALDKFALAYNEKRRSGKFNKKTEVKEEA; encoded by the coding sequence ATGAACATTAAAAATTACGAAACGGTATTCATCTTAACTCCCGTTTTGTCTGAACAACAGGCAAAGGATATCGTAGAAAAGTTTAAGCAAATATTGCTTAGCAATGGCGGGGAAATTATCAACGAAGAGAACTGGGGATTGCGCAAATTGGCTTACCCAATCGCTAACAAAGGCACAGGTTATTACACTCTTCTTGAATTCAAAGGCCCAGCTTCTATCGTAAACACGTTGGAAGTTGAGTTTAAACGCGACGAACGTGTAATGCGTTTCTTGACTACTGCTCTTGACAAATTTGCGTTGGCTTACAACGAAAAACGCAGAAGCGGTAAATTCAACAAAAAAACTGAAGTTAAAGAGGAGGCTTAA
- a CDS encoding DUF6438 domain-containing protein, which produces MSVFCLGFSACKTSKQKKRKPKAITAATSKEPYLLLYFQKTPCFGKCPNYEAEFWSDGRLLYNGINHVPLTGRLTYILPEKTIQNIQTEAKKIKYFSFKEKYLSNATDLPSTISRLTLDGKTKQIETQFSSDAPELVVKFQQNIHEEVMAILAEQEPYKPQK; this is translated from the coding sequence TTGTCAGTATTTTGTCTTGGATTTTCGGCCTGCAAAACCAGCAAGCAAAAAAAACGTAAGCCTAAAGCCATAACCGCTGCCACCAGCAAAGAGCCTTACCTTTTGTTATATTTTCAGAAAACGCCATGTTTTGGAAAATGTCCGAATTACGAAGCCGAATTTTGGAGCGATGGCCGACTATTATATAATGGCATCAATCACGTACCTCTTACAGGCCGTCTCACGTATATTTTGCCCGAAAAAACAATTCAAAATATCCAAACCGAAGCCAAAAAAATTAAATATTTTAGTTTTAAAGAAAAATACCTTAGCAATGCCACAGATTTGCCATCCACTATCAGCCGACTGACATTAGACGGAAAAACCAAGCAAATCGAAACGCAATTTAGCTCAGACGCGCCCGAATTAGTAGTAAAATTTCAGCAAAATATACACGAAGAAGTGATGGCAATTTTGGCCGAGCAAGAGCCATATAAACCTCAAAAATAA